CCGCCAGTCCCTGATCAACAAGCAGAATATCAACTCTTTGTTTTTTTATTTTCATGCTCAGGCTCTTTTCTCCTTCATTGGAACAATTGATCTGATCACCTTTACCGCCTGATCAGCTGTCAGGTCAATTTCTTCTAGCAGTTGATCAACGTTACCATGTTCAATAAACTGATCGGGGATACCCATCCGCTCGATCGTAGCGTGTGAGATTTTCTGTTCATGCGCAAATTCAAGTACCGCACTGCCAAATCCACCCTGAAGCACTGCTTCTTCTATTGTTAGTAACGGTATATTGAGATTCAATAGATCCTTAAGCATCGCTTCATCTAGCGGCTTAATAAATCTCGCATTGATCACCCGGACAGAAATCCCTTCATTTCTAAGCTTTTCAGCTGCTTCAAGTGCCATCGGAATCGTTGTACCAAACGTCAGAATCGCAGCATCATTTCCATCTTTCAGCACTTCCCAGCTGCCAATCGGAATCTGATAGAGCTTTTCATCCATTGGGACACCCAGTCCATTTCCTCTTGGGTATCTCATTGCGATCGGACCTTTATCATATGTTAAAGCGGTATGAACCATATGCTGGCCTTCATTTTCATCTTTTGGCATCATGACAACCATATTCGGAAGACTTCTCAGGAAAGCAATGTCAAAAACGCCCTGGTGAGTCTCACCATCAGCGCCAACCAGTCCTGCACGGTCTACACCGATAAATACGTTTAAATTCTGGCGGCAGATATCATGAACAACCTGATCATATGCACGCTGCAGGAACGTTGAATAAATTGCGAGAAATGGCTTCATATTCTGGGTAGCAAGCCCGGCAGATAAAGTTGTTGCATGCTGTTCTGCTATTCCCACATCAAACATCCTGTCAGGAAATTCACTCGCAAAACCTTCCAGCTTAGACCCTACAGGCATTGCAGGTGTCACTGCTACAATCCGTTTATCCGTTCTAGCTTCCTTGCGAACCGTTTCTGCAACTAAAGCGCTCCAGCCAGGTGCTTTTGCTGAAGATTTAATAATATCACCTGTATCAATTTTATATGGGCCTGTCCCGTGCCATGTTCCGACTGTATCATTTTCGGCCGGATGAAACCCTTTACCTTTTTTAGTAATGACATGCAGGATAACAGGACCTTTTGTCTTCTTGGCGTATTTGATATTTTCATCCAGCTCATCAAAATTATGCCCGTCTACGGGACCAAGGTAAGTAAAGCCCAGTTCTTCAAAAA
This region of Jeotgalibacillus malaysiensis genomic DNA includes:
- a CDS encoding 1-deoxy-D-xylulose-5-phosphate synthase, which gives rise to MIRVEINQIKDPGFLKDMNKEQLIELSEEIRTFLIEKLSATGGHIGPNLGVVELTLALHKHFDSPFDKFLWDVGHQSYVHKILTGRADQFDTLRQYKGLCGFPKMIESEHDVWETGHSSTSLSAAMGMAIARDIKGDSNFVVPIIGDGALTGGMALEALNHIGHEKKDMIVVLNDNEMSIAPNVGALHSVLGRMRTAGKYNKAKDDLEYLIKKVPAVGGRLASAAERVKDSLKYLLVSGMFFEELGFTYLGPVDGHNFDELDENIKYAKKTKGPVILHVITKKGKGFHPAENDTVGTWHGTGPYKIDTGDIIKSSAKAPGWSALVAETVRKEARTDKRIVAVTPAMPVGSKLEGFASEFPDRMFDVGIAEQHATTLSAGLATQNMKPFLAIYSTFLQRAYDQVVHDICRQNLNVFIGVDRAGLVGADGETHQGVFDIAFLRSLPNMVVMMPKDENEGQHMVHTALTYDKGPIAMRYPRGNGLGVPMDEKLYQIPIGSWEVLKDGNDAAILTFGTTIPMALEAAEKLRNEGISVRVINARFIKPLDEAMLKDLLNLNIPLLTIEEAVLQGGFGSAVLEFAHEQKISHATIERMGIPDQFIEHGNVDQLLEEIDLTADQAVKVIRSIVPMKEKRA